In one window of Paucibacter aquatile DNA:
- a CDS encoding alpha/beta hydrolase: MTLGLNRREALMKTGAVLSGAVLGSAASAEPIQASPPAQVLLGRLERWAPFPSRAVPPRPVEVWLPPGYDGRRPHAVLYMHDGQMLFDPRSTWNGQAWKVDQVAAPLIATGQLRDFIVVGIWNRPEFRHAEFFPQAYDHALQDSPTAQRYRAERIKHPVMSDAYLRFIVEELMPAVDARYATAPGRESTFLMGSSMGGMISVYGLCEYPQVFGAAAALSTHWIGSFERNREIPAAALAYLRRKLPPPGQLRLYMDRGTVDLDAQYDTAQAQVDALMAELGHRAPQLQSRVFEGQGHNEQAWSARLAQPLSFLLGASA; this comes from the coding sequence GGTCTTGAGCGGCGCGGTCTTGGGTTCTGCCGCGTCGGCCGAGCCGATTCAGGCAAGCCCTCCGGCCCAGGTTCTGCTGGGTCGGCTGGAGCGCTGGGCGCCGTTCCCCTCGCGTGCCGTGCCGCCGCGCCCGGTCGAAGTCTGGCTGCCGCCAGGCTACGACGGCCGCCGCCCGCATGCGGTGCTCTATATGCACGACGGCCAGATGCTGTTCGACCCGCGCAGCACCTGGAACGGCCAGGCCTGGAAGGTGGACCAGGTGGCCGCGCCCCTGATCGCCACGGGCCAGCTTCGTGACTTCATCGTCGTCGGCATTTGGAACCGGCCCGAGTTTCGCCACGCCGAGTTCTTCCCGCAGGCCTATGACCACGCCTTGCAGGACTCGCCCACGGCCCAGCGCTACCGCGCCGAGCGCATCAAGCATCCGGTGATGTCGGATGCCTACTTGCGTTTCATCGTCGAGGAGCTAATGCCCGCCGTGGATGCGCGCTATGCCACCGCACCCGGCCGCGAGTCCACGTTCCTGATGGGCTCCAGCATGGGCGGCATGATCAGCGTCTACGGCCTGTGCGAATACCCCCAGGTCTTTGGCGCCGCGGCCGCGCTGAGCACGCACTGGATCGGCAGCTTCGAGCGCAACCGCGAGATCCCCGCGGCCGCGCTGGCCTATCTGCGCCGCAAGCTGCCGCCCCCGGGCCAGCTGCGCCTCTACATGGACCGCGGCACCGTGGATCTGGATGCGCAGTACGACACTGCGCAAGCCCAGGTCGATGCGCTGATGGCCGAGCTGGGCCACCGCGCGCCGCAGCTGCAATCGCGGGTGTTTGAGGGCCAAGGCCACAATGAACAGGCCTGGTCGGCCCGCTTGGCCCAGCCCCTGAGTTTTCTACTGGGCGCCAGCGCCTGA
- the glgX gene encoding glycogen debranching protein GlgX: protein MMTTTSTASRLPEALEPGRHEPLGAQVRDGGVNFAVFSEHAQAIELCVFDAAGQRELRRYRLQGPQDGIFQGFLPGLGAGLVYGLRAHGPYQPEAGHRFNAHKLLLDPYAREIVGHFGWHAEHHGYELGHPDGARSFDRRDNAAQALKARVPAPLAGPSPRSSAPRHALQDVVLYEVHVKGFSQQMAEIPAALRGSYAALAHPAAIAHFKALGVTTLSLLPVHYALDEPHLAGTGLRNYWGYNSLGFFAPDPRLAQPAHREDASAVAAEFRAMVQALHEAGLEVVLDVVYNHTPEGNEFGPTISFRGLDHKSYYRLVAEDLSRCENHSACGNTLNTAHPRVAQLVLDSLRFWVQEMGVDGLRFDLAPVLGRTRHGFDGNAAFFMALRQDPVLAGVHLIAEPWDAGYDGYQLGRFPGRFLEWNDKFRDAVRGYWLGAGGAGGTGRGEFARRFTASSDVFHHGQRSPLASVNFVACHDGYTLNDLVSYSRKHNEANCENNRDGRDGELCANFGVEGPSDDASIRRRRERARRAMLASLLLAQGTPMLNAGDEIANSQGGNNNAYCQDNALGWLDWPQADRSLAAFVGRLTALRRAHPLLRQPHWFGEAAATSGTSGAASLRWLSPHGHAMQVQDWHHGGELAFAGLLQGEASEPLLLLLFNPADALQAFALPPGPWRLALDSSGELAEHGEHRSTLAAPACSLLVLSQAPEAPRS, encoded by the coding sequence ATGATGACGACGACGAGCACCGCTTCCCGTTTGCCCGAGGCCCTGGAGCCCGGCCGCCACGAGCCCTTGGGCGCCCAGGTGCGCGATGGCGGCGTCAACTTCGCCGTGTTCTCCGAGCATGCGCAGGCCATCGAGCTTTGCGTCTTCGATGCCGCCGGCCAGCGCGAGCTGCGCCGCTACCGGCTGCAGGGCCCGCAGGACGGCATCTTCCAGGGCTTTCTCCCCGGCCTCGGTGCCGGCCTGGTTTACGGCCTGCGCGCCCACGGCCCGTACCAGCCCGAGGCCGGCCACCGCTTCAATGCCCACAAGCTGCTGCTCGACCCCTATGCCCGCGAGATCGTCGGTCACTTTGGCTGGCATGCCGAACACCATGGTTATGAGCTGGGCCACCCCGATGGCGCGCGCTCCTTCGACCGCCGTGACAACGCCGCCCAGGCGCTGAAAGCGCGCGTGCCCGCGCCGCTGGCCGGGCCCAGCCCGCGCAGCTCAGCGCCGCGCCATGCCTTGCAGGATGTGGTGTTGTACGAGGTCCATGTCAAAGGCTTCTCGCAGCAGATGGCCGAGATCCCGGCCGCGCTGCGTGGCAGTTATGCCGCCCTGGCGCATCCGGCGGCGATTGCGCATTTCAAGGCTCTTGGCGTGACGACTCTGTCCTTGCTGCCGGTGCACTACGCGCTGGACGAGCCGCATCTGGCCGGCACCGGCCTGCGCAACTACTGGGGCTACAACTCCCTGGGCTTTTTCGCACCCGACCCGCGCCTGGCCCAGCCGGCCCACCGCGAGGACGCCAGCGCCGTGGCGGCCGAGTTCCGCGCCATGGTGCAGGCCTTGCACGAGGCGGGGCTGGAGGTGGTGCTGGACGTGGTCTACAACCACACGCCCGAGGGCAATGAGTTCGGCCCGACGATTTCCTTCCGCGGCCTCGATCACAAGAGCTACTACCGCCTGGTGGCCGAAGACCTGAGCCGCTGCGAGAACCATAGCGCCTGCGGCAACACCCTCAACACCGCGCACCCGCGCGTGGCGCAGCTGGTGCTCGATTCCCTGCGCTTCTGGGTGCAGGAGATGGGGGTGGATGGCTTACGCTTCGATCTGGCCCCGGTGCTGGGCCGCACCCGCCATGGTTTCGATGGCAACGCCGCCTTCTTCATGGCCCTGCGCCAGGACCCGGTGCTGGCCGGCGTACACCTGATCGCCGAGCCCTGGGATGCGGGTTATGACGGCTACCAGCTGGGCCGTTTTCCGGGCCGCTTCCTCGAGTGGAACGACAAGTTCCGCGATGCCGTGCGGGGGTACTGGCTGGGCGCCGGCGGAGCCGGTGGCACGGGCCGGGGCGAGTTCGCGCGCCGCTTCACCGCCTCCAGCGATGTCTTTCACCATGGCCAGCGCAGCCCGCTCGCTTCGGTCAACTTTGTGGCCTGCCACGACGGCTACACGCTCAACGATCTGGTCAGCTACTCGCGCAAGCACAACGAGGCCAATTGCGAGAACAATCGCGATGGCCGCGACGGCGAACTCTGCGCCAACTTCGGCGTCGAAGGGCCGAGCGACGATGCCAGCATCCGGCGCCGCCGCGAGCGCGCCCGCCGCGCCATGCTGGCCAGCTTGCTGCTGGCCCAGGGCACGCCCATGCTCAATGCCGGCGACGAGATCGCCAACAGCCAGGGCGGCAACAACAACGCCTACTGCCAGGACAACGCCCTGGGCTGGCTGGACTGGCCGCAGGCCGACCGCAGCCTGGCGGCCTTTGTCGGCCGCCTCACGGCCTTGCGCCGCGCCCACCCGCTGCTGCGCCAGCCGCATTGGTTCGGCGAGGCCGCTGCTACTTCTGGCACATCCGGCGCGGCCAGCCTGCGCTGGCTGAGCCCGCACGGCCATGCCATGCAGGTGCAAGACTGGCACCACGGCGGCGAGCTCGCCTTTGCCGGCCTGCTGCAGGGTGAAGCATCCGAGCCCTTGCTGCTCCTGCTCTTCAACCCGGCCGATGCTTTGCAGGCTTTCGCCTTGCCGCCCGGGCCGTGGCGCTTGGCTCTGGACAGCAGCGGCGAGCTGGCCGAGCATGGCGAGCATCGCAGCACGCTGGCCGCGCCGGCCTGCAGCCTGCTGGTGCTGAGCCAGGCGCCGGAAGCCCCGCGTTCCTAA
- the malQ gene encoding 4-alpha-glucanotransferase, giving the protein MDLTQRSAGVLLHITSLPGPHGMGDFGPDAYAYVDWLASAGQRLWQLLPTTPIGPGDSPYQGVSAFAGCPWMVAFEPLVAKGWLAAPQLPEGGFEAHKVDYGRVLPWREQQLRLAAQGFFARASAEDRAAFAAWCAAPAQADWLDDYALFMAIRSPLNGQAWWTWAPALARREPAALAQARESHAEEFRFWQFVQWCFDSQVSALKAYANSKGVHLMGDLPIFVAHDSADCWSRPDLYELDEHFQTAVVAGVPPDAMSAEGQRWGNPLYRWDRMAAENYAWWTARVRRALSQADVFRIDHFRGFAGYYEIPGDSPDARRGQWKTGPGQALFDAIAAALGPLPIVAEDLGFITEDVHALREGCGFPGMKILQFGFGGDGTHEFLPQNWPRASVAYTGTHDNDTVHGWWRTASARERAFAGAYLPCNEHDVHWAMIRACCNSVANIAVFPMQDVLGLGSEHRMNVPGVLGGNWAWRFSWDMVGAEPGRVLGLITAASGRADVGLMQLPA; this is encoded by the coding sequence ATGGACCTCACCCAACGCAGCGCTGGTGTGCTGCTGCACATCACCTCCTTGCCCGGCCCGCATGGCATGGGTGATTTCGGCCCCGATGCGTACGCTTACGTCGACTGGCTGGCCAGCGCCGGCCAGCGCCTCTGGCAGCTGCTGCCGACCACACCCATCGGCCCCGGCGATTCGCCCTACCAAGGCGTGTCGGCCTTTGCCGGCTGCCCCTGGATGGTGGCGTTCGAGCCCCTGGTGGCCAAGGGTTGGCTGGCCGCGCCGCAGCTGCCCGAGGGTGGCTTTGAGGCCCACAAGGTGGACTACGGCCGCGTCCTGCCCTGGCGCGAGCAGCAGCTGCGCCTGGCAGCCCAGGGCTTCTTCGCCCGCGCCAGCGCCGAGGACCGCGCCGCTTTTGCCGCCTGGTGCGCAGCCCCGGCCCAGGCCGACTGGCTGGACGACTACGCGCTCTTCATGGCCATCCGCTCGCCGCTGAACGGCCAGGCCTGGTGGACCTGGGCGCCCGCCCTGGCGCGCCGCGAACCGGCCGCGCTGGCGCAGGCGCGCGAGAGCCATGCCGAAGAGTTCCGCTTCTGGCAGTTCGTGCAGTGGTGTTTCGACAGCCAGGTCAGTGCGCTCAAGGCTTACGCCAACAGCAAGGGCGTGCATCTGATGGGCGACCTGCCCATCTTCGTGGCGCACGACAGCGCCGACTGCTGGTCGCGCCCGGACCTGTACGAGCTGGACGAACACTTCCAGACCGCCGTGGTCGCCGGTGTGCCGCCCGACGCCATGTCGGCCGAGGGCCAGCGCTGGGGCAACCCGCTCTACCGCTGGGACCGCATGGCCGCCGAAAACTACGCCTGGTGGACGGCGCGCGTGCGTCGCGCGCTGAGCCAGGCCGATGTCTTCCGCATCGACCATTTCCGCGGCTTTGCCGGCTACTACGAAATCCCCGGCGACAGCCCGGACGCCCGCCGTGGCCAGTGGAAGACCGGCCCCGGCCAGGCCTTGTTCGATGCCATCGCCGCGGCCCTGGGCCCGCTGCCCATCGTGGCCGAGGATTTGGGCTTCATCACCGAGGACGTCCATGCCCTGCGCGAGGGCTGTGGCTTCCCCGGCATGAAGATCCTGCAGTTCGGCTTCGGCGGCGACGGCACGCATGAGTTCCTGCCCCAGAACTGGCCGCGTGCCAGCGTGGCCTACACCGGCACGCACGACAACGACACGGTGCACGGCTGGTGGCGCACGGCTTCAGCGCGCGAGCGTGCGTTTGCCGGCGCTTATCTGCCTTGCAACGAACACGATGTGCACTGGGCCATGATCCGCGCCTGCTGCAACTCGGTCGCCAATATCGCCGTCTTCCCCATGCAGGACGTGCTGGGCTTGGGCAGCGAGCACCGCATGAATGTGCCCGGCGTGCTGGGCGGCAACTGGGCCTGGCGCTTCAGCTGGGACATGGTCGGCGCAGAGCCCGGCCGCGTGCTGGGCCTGATCACGGCGGCCAGCGGCCGCGCCGATGTGGGCTTGATGCAGCTGCCGGCTTGA
- a CDS encoding DUF7000 family protein: MSSQSLNARIPAYKNAFSSGELQKTYQDLVGVVQNLRTEFSKRYETEFSVAAILHGYIDFTYFYLQNEYLKRKKLKLALVFNHQHANFELWLLGQTKDVQIQYWNKLRGAKWVNPEAMPAYSVFEAPLLVAPDFDDAVKLTETVCSQFELLLQEILELLEASE, from the coding sequence GTGTCGAGTCAAAGTCTGAACGCCCGCATACCCGCCTACAAAAACGCATTTTCCAGCGGTGAACTTCAAAAAACCTACCAGGACTTGGTCGGTGTGGTTCAGAATTTAAGAACCGAATTCTCGAAGAGATACGAAACCGAGTTCTCGGTCGCGGCCATTCTGCATGGGTACATCGACTTCACCTACTTCTACCTGCAGAATGAGTATCTCAAGCGCAAGAAGCTCAAGCTGGCCTTGGTTTTCAATCATCAACACGCGAACTTTGAGTTGTGGCTTCTGGGGCAAACCAAGGATGTGCAGATCCAGTACTGGAACAAGCTGCGGGGCGCGAAGTGGGTGAACCCAGAGGCCATGCCGGCGTATTCGGTGTTTGAAGCGCCGCTGCTGGTTGCGCCAGATTTTGATGATGCGGTGAAACTGACCGAAACGGTTTGCAGTCAATTTGAGCTTCTGCTGCAGGAGATTTTGGAGTTGCTGGAGGCGAGCGAGTAA
- a CDS encoding PEP-CTERM sorting domain-containing protein, with protein sequence MKLKSTAVAVFGLLAALSAQATEVDYGSFKVNYDASTVFGSPTLSFSSSGDVVGFGWTVPTDVQVLSLGSLVTASFDLPSFTITANSGWALSGGVNGFLGNLVYNELGGSTAASVTGSVVVDGSPAFPFGGALDKVVLSSTSGLSTGYYSGSYSAPVGAFNSFSFSGGSLSLQASGGVFSSIIGQPQNELRVSLVAVPVPEPETYALLLAGLGVMALLFSRRRQSS encoded by the coding sequence ATGAAACTCAAATCAACGGCTGTTGCCGTCTTCGGTCTGTTGGCGGCGCTGTCCGCCCAGGCGACTGAAGTCGACTACGGTTCATTCAAGGTCAATTACGACGCCAGCACCGTCTTCGGTTCGCCGACGCTGAGCTTCAGTTCGTCCGGTGATGTGGTCGGCTTCGGTTGGACCGTGCCCACCGACGTACAGGTGCTCAGTCTGGGTTCTTTGGTCACTGCCAGTTTCGACCTGCCTTCTTTCACCATCACGGCCAACAGCGGCTGGGCTCTGAGCGGCGGCGTCAATGGCTTCCTGGGCAATCTGGTCTACAACGAGCTCGGTGGCAGCACCGCAGCTTCGGTGACCGGTTCGGTGGTGGTGGACGGCTCGCCGGCCTTCCCCTTCGGCGGTGCCCTGGACAAAGTCGTCCTGAGCTCAACCAGCGGTCTGTCGACCGGCTACTACTCGGGTTCCTATTCGGCCCCGGTGGGCGCGTTCAACAGCTTCAGCTTCAGCGGCGGCAGCCTGTCCCTCCAGGCTTCGGGCGGCGTGTTTTCGTCCATCATCGGCCAGCCGCAGAACGAGCTGCGAGTCAGCTTGGTGGCGGTGCCGGTGCCTGAGCCGGAAACCTATGCCTTGTTGCTGGCCGGTTTGGGCGTGATGGCCCTGCTGTTCAGCCGTCGTCGCCAGAGCAGCTGA
- a CDS encoding cation:proton antiporter: MNTTEIFLIAMLIILSVPYLVWRLFRTDHFAPLVVVQIIAGILLGPGVLGAAFPEYYQFVFNPAVIQSLSGIAWWAVMLFVWIAGIELDLKAAWQHRRESGITAGLALGMPLLFGCGAALVMLAGSGWIGPKALDWQFVLGVGMACAVTALPILILLMEKMDILRQPLGQRILRYASVDDVAIWGVLALILMDWSRVGKQLAFVLAFIVVGALFRRLMARLNASDRWFVSLIWLALCGFGADWSGLHYMVGAFLAGAIMDADWFDQKQLDSLRHHVLLVIMPVFFLSTGLRTNWGVGGSMVFLAAAGLLVASVAGKLIGVHMAGRILRWQPGEASLIGWLLQTKALIMIIFANILLDKQIITQESFTALLLMAVGSTMLTTPVVKPKLARMAALLGRSS, encoded by the coding sequence ATGAACACGACCGAAATTTTCCTGATCGCCATGCTCATCATTCTGAGCGTGCCTTACCTGGTATGGCGGCTGTTCAGGACCGACCATTTCGCGCCCCTGGTGGTGGTGCAGATCATTGCCGGCATCTTGCTGGGCCCGGGTGTGCTCGGTGCGGCATTTCCTGAGTACTACCAGTTCGTTTTCAACCCGGCGGTGATCCAGTCGCTCAGCGGCATTGCCTGGTGGGCGGTGATGCTGTTTGTGTGGATTGCCGGCATCGAGTTGGACCTCAAGGCCGCTTGGCAGCACCGGCGCGAGAGCGGCATCACGGCGGGCCTGGCCCTGGGCATGCCTTTGCTCTTCGGCTGCGGCGCGGCCCTGGTGATGCTGGCCGGCAGCGGCTGGATCGGCCCCAAGGCCCTGGACTGGCAGTTTGTGCTGGGCGTGGGCATGGCCTGCGCGGTCACGGCCTTGCCCATCCTGATCCTGCTGATGGAAAAAATGGACATCCTGCGCCAGCCCCTGGGCCAGCGCATCCTGCGCTACGCCAGCGTGGATGATGTGGCGATCTGGGGCGTGCTGGCCCTGATCCTGATGGACTGGAGCCGGGTCGGCAAGCAGCTAGCCTTTGTGCTGGCCTTCATCGTCGTGGGCGCCTTGTTCCGCCGCCTGATGGCGCGCCTGAATGCCAGCGACCGCTGGTTCGTCAGCCTGATCTGGCTGGCCTTGTGCGGATTTGGGGCCGACTGGTCGGGCCTGCATTACATGGTGGGCGCCTTCCTGGCCGGCGCCATCATGGATGCCGATTGGTTTGATCAGAAGCAGCTCGACAGCCTGCGCCACCATGTGCTGCTGGTCATCATGCCGGTGTTCTTCCTGAGCACGGGCCTGCGCACCAACTGGGGCGTGGGCGGCAGCATGGTGTTCCTGGCGGCGGCCGGGCTCTTGGTCGCCTCGGTGGCGGGCAAGCTGATCGGCGTGCACATGGCCGGGCGCATCCTGCGCTGGCAGCCGGGCGAGGCTTCGCTGATCGGCTGGCTGCTGCAGACCAAGGCGCTGATCATGATCATCTTCGCCAACATCCTGCTGGACAAACAAATCATCACGCAGGAGAGCTTCACCGCCTTGCTGCTGATGGCGGTGGGCAGCACCATGCTGACCACGCCGGTGGTCAAGCCCAAGCTGGCGCGCATGGCGGCGCTGCTGGGGCGCAGCAGCTGA
- a CDS encoding glycoside hydrolase family 13 protein, translated as MKRLQLAALLLAAVLLPASSSLAQTVEQIEPPSWWAGMKEPRLQLMLQGSQIGSLRPRLHTPHAGVRMLPPERVASPDYLFLNLHIAATARPGTLQIELLKPDGRVAQRLSYALQARAPGSAQRHGFGPQDAIYLLVPDRFAKAGESVSNAEMLEAEDRSQPGGRHGGNLAGLRQHLDYIAGLGFTQIWPTPLVENNSASYSYHGYAATDFYRIDPRFGRNEDYRDLVAEARNKGLGVIQDIVLNHIGAGHRWLRQLPEPDWLNQWPSYTETHHARLSLLDPHAAASDRERFVSGWFTRGMPDLNQRNPRVARYLTQMSIWWVEYAGLSGLRTDTYSYSDRGFLADWSRRLMQEYPRLNLVGEEWSPHPAVVAYWQRGKRKHDGYVSHMPSMMDFPLHGALLAGLKEDDGHDSGLTKLYEALAHDFLYPDPQRLVLFEGNHDTPRLFSALGQDLALWKMALLYLSTAPRIPQFFYGDELLLTSPAQRDDGRVRADFPGGWAGDAANGFTGQGLSAEQQEAQALVRRLFNWRKSAPALHGGRSLHYAPMHQVYTLFRQGGGQTVMLMLNKAKEPRRVDMTRFREALGSHSEGHDVLSGQTRRWSESLELPARSALLLELR; from the coding sequence ATGAAGCGCTTGCAACTCGCCGCACTCCTCCTGGCCGCCGTCCTGCTGCCCGCGAGCAGCAGCCTGGCCCAAACCGTCGAGCAGATCGAGCCGCCCAGCTGGTGGGCCGGAATGAAGGAGCCGCGCCTGCAGCTGATGCTGCAGGGCTCGCAGATCGGCAGCCTGCGCCCGCGGCTCCACACGCCCCATGCCGGCGTGCGCATGCTGCCGCCCGAGCGCGTGGCCAGCCCGGACTACCTCTTCCTGAACCTGCACATCGCCGCCACCGCTCGGCCGGGCACGCTGCAGATCGAGCTGCTCAAGCCCGACGGCCGCGTCGCCCAGCGCCTGAGCTATGCCCTGCAAGCGCGCGCGCCCGGCTCGGCCCAGCGCCACGGCTTTGGCCCGCAGGATGCGATCTACCTGCTGGTGCCCGATCGTTTCGCCAAGGCCGGCGAGAGCGTCTCGAACGCCGAGATGCTCGAGGCCGAAGACCGCAGCCAGCCCGGCGGCCGCCACGGCGGCAACCTCGCCGGCCTGCGTCAGCACCTGGACTACATCGCCGGCCTGGGCTTCACCCAGATCTGGCCCACGCCCCTGGTCGAGAACAACAGCGCCAGCTACAGCTACCACGGCTATGCGGCCACCGACTTCTACCGCATCGACCCGCGCTTCGGCCGCAATGAGGACTACCGCGATCTGGTCGCGGAGGCGCGGAACAAAGGCCTGGGCGTGATCCAGGACATCGTGCTCAACCACATCGGCGCCGGCCACCGCTGGCTGCGACAGCTGCCTGAGCCCGACTGGCTCAATCAGTGGCCCAGCTACACCGAGACCCACCATGCGCGCCTGAGCCTGCTCGACCCGCACGCCGCCGCCAGCGACCGCGAGCGCTTTGTCAGCGGCTGGTTCACGCGCGGCATGCCCGACCTGAACCAGCGCAACCCGCGCGTGGCCCGCTACCTGACGCAGATGAGCATCTGGTGGGTGGAGTACGCCGGGCTCTCGGGCCTGCGCACCGACACCTACTCCTACTCCGACCGCGGCTTTCTCGCCGACTGGTCACGGCGCCTGATGCAGGAGTACCCGCGCCTGAACCTGGTGGGCGAGGAATGGAGCCCGCACCCGGCCGTGGTCGCCTACTGGCAGCGCGGCAAGCGCAAGCACGACGGCTATGTCTCCCACATGCCCAGCATGATGGACTTTCCCCTGCACGGCGCCTTGCTCGCCGGGCTCAAAGAAGACGACGGCCATGACAGCGGCCTGACCAAGCTTTACGAGGCCCTGGCCCACGATTTCCTCTACCCCGACCCACAGCGCCTGGTGCTGTTCGAGGGCAACCACGACACACCCCGCTTGTTCAGCGCGCTAGGGCAAGACCTGGCCCTGTGGAAGATGGCCCTGCTCTACCTGTCCACCGCGCCGCGCATCCCGCAGTTCTTCTACGGCGATGAGCTCTTGCTCACCAGCCCCGCGCAGCGCGACGACGGCCGGGTGCGCGCCGACTTCCCTGGCGGCTGGGCCGGTGATGCGGCCAATGGCTTCACCGGCCAGGGCCTGAGTGCCGAGCAGCAAGAGGCCCAGGCCCTGGTGCGCCGGCTCTTCAACTGGCGCAAGAGCGCCCCGGCCCTGCACGGCGGCCGCAGCCTGCATTACGCCCCCATGCACCAGGTCTACACCCTGTTCCGCCAGGGTGGCGGGCAGACGGTGATGCTGATGCTGAACAAGGCCAAAGAGCCGCGCCGGGTCGATATGACGCGCTTCCGCGAAGCCCTGGGCAGCCACAGCGAGGGCCACGACGTGCTCAGCGGCCAGACGCGGCGCTGGAGCGAGAGCCTGGAGCTACCGGCCCGCTCGGCCCTGCTGCTGGAATTGCGCTGA
- a CDS encoding alpha-amylase family glycosyl hydrolase: protein MDLSPVPARPKASALSPGWEHGAFMEIFVRGYQDSDGDGVGDLRGLIQRLDYLKDLGISGIWLMPITASADHDHGYATTDFRRIEPQYGSLRDFDELIRQAHRRGIGVIIDYVINHASHEHPLFQQALKDRRSPYRDWFVWQDPAPEGWDIWGKNPWTTATKASDGSNLGAYFGTFGPHMPDFNLRHPAVLDYHRSSLRFWLNRGLDGFRLDAVPHLIENNAVDWNDQPESRRLSRELQALIKQYPRRHVVCEATANPQQYASPEVCGSAFAFGLEAQMIKAARGEAAAVGEIARILSQAPSTMANVLANHDIFAGARVWDQLAGDEARYKLAAASYLLAPGTPFIYYGEEIGMAGVSQLPGDEPLRAPMSWTADISGFTSSATPYRPLSPNAASHNAGAQARDPGSLLNFYKAMITLRRQLPSIARGSFIQARAEAQVLSFQRRLGDELSLVLINYGEQAATQAVSGLPAGALLQQAYPKTAAQASLGSDAQGQALLRVPAQSVQVWRLDLPQKGRP, encoded by the coding sequence GTGGACCTGTCTCCCGTGCCCGCCCGCCCCAAGGCCAGCGCCCTGTCCCCGGGCTGGGAGCATGGCGCCTTCATGGAAATTTTCGTGCGCGGCTACCAGGACAGCGATGGCGATGGCGTCGGCGATCTGCGCGGCCTGATCCAGCGCCTGGACTATCTCAAGGATTTGGGCATCAGCGGCATCTGGCTGATGCCCATCACCGCCAGCGCCGACCACGACCACGGCTACGCCACCACCGACTTCCGTCGCATCGAGCCCCAGTACGGAAGCCTGCGCGATTTCGACGAGCTGATCCGCCAGGCCCACCGGCGCGGCATCGGCGTCATCATCGACTATGTGATCAACCACGCCTCGCACGAACACCCGCTGTTCCAGCAGGCGCTGAAAGACCGCCGCAGCCCCTACCGCGACTGGTTTGTCTGGCAGGACCCTGCGCCGGAAGGCTGGGACATCTGGGGCAAAAACCCCTGGACCACCGCCACGAAGGCCAGCGACGGCAGCAACCTTGGCGCCTACTTCGGCACCTTCGGCCCGCACATGCCGGATTTCAATCTGCGCCACCCGGCTGTGCTCGACTACCACCGCAGCAGCCTGCGCTTCTGGCTGAACCGCGGCCTGGACGGCTTCCGGCTCGACGCCGTGCCGCACCTGATCGAGAACAACGCCGTCGACTGGAACGACCAACCCGAGAGCCGCCGCCTGAGCCGCGAGCTGCAAGCCCTGATCAAGCAATACCCGCGCCGCCATGTGGTCTGCGAAGCCACCGCCAACCCGCAGCAGTACGCCAGCCCCGAGGTCTGCGGCAGCGCCTTTGCCTTCGGCCTGGAGGCGCAGATGATCAAGGCCGCGCGGGGCGAGGCCGCTGCCGTGGGCGAGATTGCCCGCATCCTGAGCCAGGCCCCGAGCACCATGGCCAATGTGCTGGCCAACCACGACATCTTTGCCGGCGCGCGCGTCTGGGACCAGCTGGCCGGCGACGAGGCGCGCTACAAGCTGGCGGCCGCCAGCTACCTGCTCGCACCGGGCACGCCCTTCATCTACTACGGCGAAGAGATCGGCATGGCCGGCGTCTCCCAGCTGCCCGGCGACGAGCCCCTGCGGGCACCCATGAGTTGGACGGCTGACATCAGTGGCTTCACTTCCAGCGCCACGCCCTACCGCCCGCTCTCGCCCAATGCCGCCAGCCACAACGCCGGCGCTCAGGCGCGCGATCCCGGCTCGCTGCTGAACTTCTACAAAGCCATGATCACCCTGCGCCGCCAGCTGCCCTCAATCGCGCGCGGCAGCTTCATCCAAGCCCGGGCCGAGGCTCAGGTCTTGAGCTTCCAGCGCCGGCTGGGCGATGAGCTGAGCCTGGTGCTGATCAACTACGGCGAGCAGGCCGCCACGCAGGCGGTCAGCGGCCTGCCTGCGGGCGCCCTGCTGCAGCAGGCCTACCCGAAGACCGCGGCGCAAGCCAGCCTGGGCAGCGACGCGCAAGGCCAGGCCCTGCTGCGGGTGCCGGCACAGTCCGTGCAGGTCTGGCGTTTGGATTTACCCCAGAAAGGCCGGCCATGA